CTGCACGTGGCGTACATGCTGCTGCTGATGCGCTCGTTCACCCTGGGCGACTTCGGCCAGATGTACCCGATCGCCCGGGGCACGGCACCGCTGGTGGTGACGGTCCTCGCCGCCGTGTTCGTCGGTGAACGCCCCGACGCCTGGGCCACCGCGGGCGTCGCGGTGGCCTCCGCGGGGCTCGTCGGGCTCGCCCTCTGGGGCATCCGGGGCTCCGGCAGCCGCCCGGACTGGCCGGCGCTGCTGGCCGCCGTCGCGACCGGCCTGGCCATCGCCGGGTACACCACGGTCGACGGGGTCGGGGTACGCGCCTCCGGCACCTCGCTCGGCTATATCGCCTGGCTGATCGTCCTGCAGGGGACGGCCATCCCCCTCTACGCGCTCCACCGCCGCCGGGGCGAACTCGCCGCCCAGCTGAAGCCGTTCGTCGCGCGCGGACTGCTGGGGGCGGCGCTGTCCGTGGCCGCGTACGGCCTCGTCCTGTGGGCCCAGACGCAGGCGGCACTGGCCCCGATCGCGGCGCTCCGCGAGTCGTCGATCATCGTCGGCGCGGCCATAGGGACGGTGTTCTTCAAGGAACGCTTCGGC
This sequence is a window from Streptomyces sp. NBC_01217. Protein-coding genes within it:
- a CDS encoding DMT family transporter, whose protein sequence is MTPLVAFAVLIAAITHASWNAIAHAVKDQLLSFTLISGCGLLICVPLACFAPFPAAGAWPYLLTSAVLHVAYMLLLMRSFTLGDFGQMYPIARGTAPLVVTVLAAVFVGERPDAWATAGVAVASAGLVGLALWGIRGSGSRPDWPALLAAVATGLAIAGYTTVDGVGVRASGTSLGYIAWLIVLQGTAIPLYALHRRRGELAAQLKPFVARGLLGAALSVAAYGLVLWAQTQAALAPIAALRESSIIVGAAIGTVFFKERFGAPRIAAAGLMVVGIGLMLHTS